AACCCTACAATATAATAATTTCAAATGGCAATAGTGGCCAATTAATAGATTATCTAATAGATGTAGATGGTAATATTGATTATCCTGTTTTAGGAAAAGTTAAACTTGTTGGATTAACCATTGAGGAAGCTAAGGAACTTTTAAAAAGTAAATTTTCTGAGGGCCAATTGTTAAAAGATCCTGTTGTCATGATAAGGGTCTTAAATTTTAGGATTACGGTTGCTGGAGAGGTCAGATCACCTGGGGTTTATCCCGTTTCGGGTGAACGTGTTTCTATACTAGAAGCTTTGGGTATGGCAGGTGACTTAACCATTAAAGGTAGAAGGGATAATGTATTAGTCGTTAGGGATTTTAATGGCACCAAAACATATACCCGTATTGATTTAACCAATAAAGAGGTTTTTAATTCGCCTGTTTATTACTTGACACAAAATGATTATGTGTATGTAGAGCCTAATAATTCTGCTGTAAGTGGTGCTTCGGGTGATTCTAGGATAAGCACCATTATTAGCATCTCCTCATTTGTTTTAACAACCGCACTCATTTTTGTTACAAGAAATTAGTTCATTATGTCAGACTTAAATAATAGTTCTAAAATAGATTCAGCAAACCAGTTTAATTTTAAAAAAGCCGCTTCCATATATGTGAAACGCTGGTTTTGGTTTGTACTGAGCATTTCCATTTTTTTGGGCATCGCTTATTTTAATTTACGTTATACCGCTCCAGAATATTCAGCTACCGCTAAAATTATGTTAGTTGACGATGGCGAAGCAACAGGGGCGAGTGCTGTATTTAAGGATTTGCCATTTTTTGCCGAAAAGGAAGATGCGAAGGTTGAAGATGAAATGAGTGTGATTATGTCTAGAGCATTTTTTAGTAGCATCACTAAGGATTTACGTCTTAACATTAAACATTATTCAAAAGGACGGATTTATGATTCTGAAATCTATAAAAATGCACCAATAACCATTAGTTTTATAGCGTCAGATTCCATTATAGACCGAATAAATT
This genomic window from Mariniflexile sp. TRM1-10 contains:
- a CDS encoding polysaccharide biosynthesis/export family protein, which codes for MIESFLYNRLVVLFCGVLLLLTSCSTKQDIVYFQNAKNFETIVDTDTFKAKLKIGDVVSIYVSTLDPTVTQPYNIIISNGNSGQLIDYLIDVDGNIDYPVLGKVKLVGLTIEEAKELLKSKFSEGQLLKDPVVMIRVLNFRITVAGEVRSPGVYPVSGERVSILEALGMAGDLTIKGRRDNVLVVRDFNGTKTYTRIDLTNKEVFNSPVYYLTQNDYVYVEPNNSAVSGASGDSRISTIISISSFVLTTALIFVTRN